A stretch of Roseibium porphyridii DNA encodes these proteins:
- a CDS encoding LTA synthase family protein, with amino-acid sequence MRRLVDFFFDRRIIGLTLLLGMAGVALAERMVVTLPMAYFITFAIIAFSVLLTGRIKTSIYFGLAVVALIAFISYAKIKWMSVAPNVVDLYYFAFNPGTLAFLFDGFLPLVIGVIVLFLGALAALIVFGWFETPSSKSRWRALIALPLCVALAIAFQPRTFSGVEDLMRFRYITSVFTSMKHLANLGDPIPLLELLNRETATLDSSAETHGVCRQFVSKPDILVVQAESIVPPEIFYDEKIPEELEGAFNGPDETLRPLKVETFSGGTWITTAGFVSGLPITDLGWLTSYSNFILEGRIRQSLVQYLSDCGYHTVFLSPLHYSFVNEGRFMESIGFETFIDQHDMKAPSTQESDSFYYDKALTVLKDHRENDDRPIFMFVLTMSAHSPWNYRMEPDRTVAGEPFSPDSEINEYFRRLAISREDLGQFIEQVEALSQPTVVLEFGDHQPGLTLDYWRRREGPAPLANKESGAYMTSFQVRPLKTDLAAPVPSFERLDLQFLGVTLLETAGLPMTPIQTDLRNMRDECMGLFQTCGIEGRLDAHYDCRANQRVCSNARVKFKQSGARKHEYARTEAANVN; translated from the coding sequence ATGCGACGGCTAGTAGATTTCTTTTTTGACCGAAGAATTATTGGACTTACGTTGCTCCTCGGGATGGCAGGTGTTGCGTTGGCAGAACGCATGGTCGTGACCCTGCCTATGGCATATTTCATCACTTTTGCGATCATCGCCTTTTCGGTATTGCTGACCGGGCGGATCAAGACATCAATATATTTCGGCTTGGCCGTCGTGGCACTGATCGCATTTATCTCCTACGCCAAAATCAAATGGATGTCCGTGGCTCCAAATGTCGTGGATCTCTATTACTTCGCATTCAATCCCGGCACACTGGCATTCCTATTCGATGGTTTCCTGCCACTTGTGATCGGCGTGATCGTGTTGTTTTTGGGGGCGTTGGCAGCACTTATCGTTTTTGGTTGGTTCGAGACACCTTCTTCGAAAAGCAGATGGAGAGCGCTGATTGCGCTTCCCCTGTGCGTCGCGCTTGCAATCGCATTTCAACCGCGCACCTTCAGCGGCGTCGAAGACCTGATGCGCTTTCGCTACATCACTTCCGTGTTCACATCCATGAAGCATCTGGCAAACCTGGGAGACCCAATTCCGCTTCTGGAACTTCTAAACCGAGAAACAGCCACTTTGGACAGCAGCGCTGAAACGCACGGTGTTTGCAGACAATTTGTGTCGAAGCCCGACATTCTGGTTGTTCAGGCAGAGTCGATCGTTCCACCCGAAATATTTTACGACGAAAAAATTCCAGAAGAGTTGGAAGGAGCCTTCAACGGTCCGGACGAAACACTTCGGCCCCTAAAAGTCGAGACCTTTTCAGGTGGGACCTGGATTACAACAGCAGGTTTCGTTTCCGGCTTGCCGATAACCGACCTTGGTTGGTTGACCAGCTACTCAAATTTCATTCTGGAAGGGCGAATCCGGCAGTCTCTTGTCCAGTATCTTTCCGATTGTGGATACCACACGGTTTTCCTGTCACCACTCCACTACTCCTTCGTCAATGAAGGTCGTTTTATGGAGTCGATTGGATTTGAAACTTTTATCGATCAGCACGACATGAAGGCGCCGTCGACGCAAGAATCCGATTCCTTTTACTATGACAAAGCGCTCACCGTTCTTAAGGATCATCGGGAAAACGACGACCGACCGATCTTTATGTTTGTTCTGACCATGTCTGCCCATTCACCTTGGAACTACAGAATGGAACCAGACCGGACTGTCGCTGGAGAGCCATTTAGTCCGGACAGCGAGATCAATGAGTACTTCAGACGTCTTGCCATAAGCCGCGAAGACCTGGGACAATTCATCGAACAGGTTGAAGCCCTTAGCCAACCAACCGTCGTTCTTGAATTCGGCGATCACCAGCCTGGTCTGACTTTGGATTACTGGCGCCGACGAGAAGGTCCAGCCCCGCTCGCCAACAAAGAGTCGGGTGCCTACATGACTTCTTTCCAGGTTCGACCCCTAAAGACAGACCTTGCCGCACCAGTACCGTCTTTCGAGCGTCTGGACCTACAGTTTCTTGGTGTCACTCTTCTTGAAACAGCAGGGCTCCCTATGACGCCTATCCAGACAGATCTTCGCAACATGCGCGACGAGTGCATGGGTCTCTTTCAAACATGTGGAATCGAGGGGCGTCTGGATGCTCACTATGATTGCCGCGCCAACCAGCGTGTCTGCTCCAATGCACGCGTCAAATTCAAACAAAGCGGCGCGCGTAAACACGAGTATGCGCGGACCGAAGCGGCAAACGTCAATTAG
- a CDS encoding amino acid ABC transporter permease, which produces MAIASEVTGTSDRWDQLVRTLKKRAFRSPSDSLTSVFIFGLMLYMAWMLLDWALFSAVWRAEDVEHCAEAGGACWSVIAARHRLILFGLYPYDLHWRSTLACIAIVATVVLSCLPHFWSTSKLVTLWIVGFGTYVLLMDGSLLGQAQVTTDQWGGLALTLFMFSAVVLLGMPMGLLLALARRSRLPAVKGAASLLIDFIRSLPLLTTLFAAAVVIPLLLPDWLNGDKIWRVIVGFALFFACYQAEVFRGGFQAIPKGQFEAGKALGLTSFQILSRIVMPQVFRHALPSTINMVVVTFKETAIVIIIGFFDVLASANAAFGTVEWAPYYIEVYAFVGAIYWIFIFSLSQYGEYLKARMSVAKR; this is translated from the coding sequence ATGGCGATCGCGAGCGAAGTCACCGGCACGTCTGACAGATGGGACCAATTGGTCAGAACCTTAAAGAAACGTGCTTTCCGAAGTCCAAGCGACTCGCTAACCAGCGTCTTCATTTTTGGTCTGATGCTTTACATGGCCTGGATGCTGCTGGACTGGGCACTCTTCAGCGCTGTCTGGCGGGCTGAAGACGTTGAACACTGCGCTGAAGCAGGCGGGGCGTGCTGGTCGGTCATTGCCGCGCGACACCGTTTGATACTCTTCGGACTTTATCCTTACGACCTTCATTGGCGTTCGACGCTGGCATGCATAGCAATCGTGGCAACGGTCGTACTGTCTTGCCTGCCTCACTTCTGGAGCACCAGCAAACTGGTTACGCTCTGGATTGTTGGTTTTGGAACTTACGTCCTTCTGATGGATGGCAGCCTTCTTGGGCAGGCTCAGGTAACCACCGATCAATGGGGTGGCTTGGCACTCACCCTGTTCATGTTCTCAGCGGTCGTTTTGCTTGGCATGCCGATGGGGCTTTTGTTGGCGCTTGCGAGACGATCACGATTGCCGGCTGTCAAAGGCGCGGCATCGTTGTTGATTGATTTCATTCGCTCGCTGCCTTTGCTGACAACTCTGTTTGCTGCTGCCGTCGTGATACCGCTGCTTCTGCCAGACTGGTTGAATGGCGACAAGATCTGGCGGGTGATCGTCGGTTTTGCGCTGTTTTTCGCGTGTTATCAGGCAGAGGTTTTTCGTGGTGGCTTCCAGGCGATCCCGAAAGGACAGTTTGAGGCAGGCAAAGCGCTTGGACTGACATCGTTTCAGATCCTGTCCCGCATCGTCATGCCGCAGGTTTTCCGCCATGCGTTGCCCTCAACGATCAACATGGTCGTGGTAACGTTCAAGGAGACCGCGATTGTGATCATCATCGGTTTCTTTGATGTCCTGGCATCTGCCAATGCGGCCTTCGGCACCGTCGAATGGGCGCCTTACTATATCGAGGTCTACGCGTTTGTCGGTGCGATCTATTGGATCTTCATCTTCTCGCTCAGCCAATATGGAGAGTATTTGAAGGCACGGATGTCCGTCGCCAAACGCTAG
- a CDS encoding ABC transporter permease subunit (The N-terminal region of this protein, as described by TIGR01726, is a three transmembrane segment that identifies a subfamily of ABC transporter permease subunits, which specificities that include histidine, arginine, glutamine, glutamate, L-cystine (sic), the opines (in Agrobacterium) octopine and nopaline, etc.): MDAAALKTRRKRRELILQTLLVVVVALIVWAAISTAQTKLDELNMTSGFGFLERATGWAYSFSLIDRSIDDSYSRTLLIGFMNTLFLGLICIVLSTVLGFAIGTARDARQLGLNAVATVYIQLFRNLPLILQLVFWYAVLIHMPGPRQAYSLGDALFLSNRGLMLPALNVSPSAVLGIFACLVLLGFVIFRLKSLQFLHKLGLWLVAGIGLTLILASMFTPADSSIFSIPAQKGLRFQGGLTVSIELVAMILAITLYGSAYIAEVVRGGLHEVPSGLTEAGKALGLSSRSIWFHVKMPMALRTIMPPLGNQWIFIMKATTLGVAIGFSDLFYIVSTSITQSGQTLELMGLLMLSFLLINYSLAQIVNFINARLALKGH; this comes from the coding sequence ATGGATGCTGCGGCTCTCAAGACCAGGCGGAAACGCCGTGAACTGATATTGCAGACGTTGCTGGTTGTTGTGGTAGCCCTGATCGTCTGGGCTGCAATTTCAACCGCGCAAACGAAGCTGGACGAGCTCAACATGACGAGCGGCTTCGGATTTCTGGAACGGGCAACAGGTTGGGCGTATTCGTTTTCACTGATCGACCGATCAATTGACGACAGCTATTCCAGAACGCTGTTGATCGGTTTCATGAACACATTGTTCCTCGGGCTGATTTGCATTGTGCTTTCCACCGTACTCGGGTTTGCGATCGGCACTGCCAGGGATGCACGCCAACTTGGCCTCAACGCGGTCGCAACGGTCTATATCCAGCTCTTTCGAAACTTGCCGCTGATACTGCAGCTCGTGTTTTGGTACGCGGTTTTGATCCACATGCCCGGGCCTCGGCAGGCATATTCACTGGGGGATGCACTGTTTCTCTCAAACAGGGGTCTGATGCTGCCAGCGCTGAATGTTTCGCCGTCAGCAGTACTCGGAATTTTCGCCTGCCTGGTCCTGCTTGGGTTCGTTATCTTTCGACTGAAGAGCCTTCAATTCCTTCACAAGCTTGGTCTTTGGTTGGTTGCCGGTATTGGTCTGACGCTGATCTTGGCTTCCATGTTCACACCGGCGGATTCCTCAATTTTCTCAATTCCGGCGCAGAAGGGATTGAGGTTTCAGGGCGGCCTGACGGTTTCCATCGAACTTGTCGCCATGATCCTTGCGATCACACTTTACGGTTCTGCCTATATTGCCGAAGTGGTGCGTGGAGGACTTCACGAAGTGCCGAGCGGCCTGACCGAAGCCGGCAAGGCTCTCGGTCTGTCATCTCGTTCCATCTGGTTTCACGTTAAAATGCCGATGGCATTGCGAACAATCATGCCGCCTCTGGGCAACCAGTGGATCTTTATCATGAAGGCGACCACGCTCGGTGTCGCGATTGGTTTCAGCGATCTCTTTTATATCGTGTCAACGTCAATTACCCAGTCCGGACAAACGCTTGAGCTCATGGGATTGTTGATGCTGTCCTTCTTGCTGATCAACTATTCGCTGGCTCAAATCGTCAACTTCATCAATGCGCGCCTTGCGCTGAAAGGGCACTGA
- a CDS encoding amino acid ABC transporter substrate-binding protein, whose product MATSIAKIACAVAFAAGVAAPVTAFSKSATVTEIEERGTLLCSGHNGSYFGFVEVNDKNEWKGLDIDMCRALTTAILGDPDKAQIVPLSWAQRFPALQSGDVDVIIKATGWTMGRDTEVGLQFSLPYFFGGTQFMAHGDLGITEAKELDGGTICVEAGTTIERLAGNYLKTIGVDHTMVSYEKASELRAAYLANRCDAFAAWGPFLAVLRATELEKPDAHIILSDQLSNEPIAAAMRQGDEEFVDMVNWMIAALLIAEEEGVTSSNVEEMAANPPNPKIARLLGVDPGMGERLGIRDTWAREMIAATGNFGEIYDRNLGEGSPYKLDRGLNNLWSHGGVLYAPILD is encoded by the coding sequence ATGGCAACCAGTATTGCAAAAATCGCCTGCGCGGTTGCGTTCGCAGCAGGTGTTGCAGCCCCGGTTACCGCGTTTTCAAAAAGCGCGACAGTGACGGAGATCGAAGAGCGGGGCACGCTCCTTTGTAGTGGTCACAACGGCAGCTACTTCGGGTTTGTGGAGGTGAACGACAAAAACGAATGGAAAGGGCTGGACATTGATATGTGCCGTGCCCTCACGACAGCGATCCTGGGGGATCCGGACAAGGCCCAAATCGTTCCCTTGAGCTGGGCCCAAAGGTTCCCCGCTCTGCAATCCGGCGATGTTGACGTCATCATCAAGGCAACCGGTTGGACCATGGGCCGCGATACAGAGGTCGGTCTGCAGTTCAGCCTGCCGTATTTTTTCGGTGGCACGCAATTCATGGCGCACGGCGACCTTGGCATAACCGAGGCGAAGGAACTTGACGGTGGAACAATCTGCGTTGAGGCTGGCACCACGATTGAAAGGCTCGCAGGCAACTATCTGAAAACCATCGGTGTTGACCACACTATGGTGTCGTACGAAAAGGCATCGGAACTGCGCGCAGCTTACCTTGCAAACCGTTGCGACGCCTTTGCCGCCTGGGGCCCATTCCTGGCTGTCCTGCGGGCAACTGAGCTCGAAAAGCCGGATGCCCACATCATCTTGTCAGACCAGCTGTCCAACGAACCGATCGCTGCCGCGATGCGTCAGGGCGACGAGGAATTCGTCGACATGGTCAACTGGATGATTGCTGCACTGCTGATTGCCGAAGAAGAAGGGGTGACTTCCTCAAATGTAGAAGAAATGGCAGCCAATCCACCTAACCCGAAGATCGCACGGCTTTTGGGTGTCGATCCGGGCATGGGCGAACGTCTGGGCATCCGGGATACCTGGGCACGTGAAATGATTGCAGCCACTGGAAACTTTGGGGAAATCTACGACCGCAATCTGGGTGAGGGGTCTCCATACAAACTTGACCGTGGCCTGAACAACCTATGGAGCCATGGCGGCGTTCTTTACGCCCCGATCCTTGACTGA
- a CDS encoding MBL fold metallo-hydrolase — MSGSNYPVDLSVKPEVKAFFDPATNTISYVVKDPASSACAVVDSVMDIDYAAGRITYDHADEIIAHIRDNQLELEWLIETHVHADHLSGAPYIQRQLGGKLGIGEKITVIQETFGKIFNEGTEFQRDGSQFDMLFKDGDTYKIGEMTAMVMCTPGHTPACMVHVMGNATFTGDTLFMPDSGSARADFPGGDAATLYDSIQKVLALPDDMRLFMCHDYGQNGREIQWETTVGEEKEHNIHVGGGKSKDEFVKFRTERDAQLAMPKLIIPSLQVNMRAGQLPPSDETGRTFLKVPVNGL, encoded by the coding sequence ATGAGCGGTTCAAATTACCCGGTCGACTTGAGCGTCAAACCTGAAGTGAAAGCCTTTTTTGATCCGGCGACAAACACAATCAGTTATGTCGTCAAGGACCCAGCGTCTTCTGCCTGTGCCGTGGTCGACAGTGTCATGGACATCGATTATGCAGCCGGACGCATCACCTATGATCATGCCGATGAGATCATAGCCCACATCCGCGACAACCAACTTGAGCTGGAGTGGTTGATTGAGACCCATGTGCATGCCGATCACCTTTCGGGTGCGCCCTACATTCAAAGACAGCTCGGTGGCAAACTCGGCATTGGGGAAAAGATCACCGTTATCCAGGAGACCTTCGGCAAGATCTTCAACGAAGGCACGGAATTTCAACGCGACGGCAGTCAGTTTGACATGCTTTTCAAAGATGGAGACACCTATAAGATCGGGGAGATGACCGCCATGGTCATGTGCACACCCGGCCACACTCCAGCTTGCATGGTTCACGTCATGGGGAACGCCACCTTTACAGGAGATACGCTGTTCATGCCTGACAGTGGCTCCGCTCGTGCAGACTTTCCCGGAGGTGATGCGGCAACGCTTTACGATTCAATTCAGAAGGTTCTTGCCCTTCCGGACGATATGCGTCTCTTCATGTGCCACGACTATGGGCAGAATGGCCGTGAGATCCAGTGGGAGACAACTGTCGGTGAGGAAAAAGAGCACAACATTCATGTCGGTGGCGGCAAAAGCAAAGACGAGTTCGTCAAGTTCCGGACAGAACGGGACGCACAGTTGGCGATGCCGAAGCTGATCATCCCGTCCCTGCAGGTCAACATGCGTGCCGGACAATTGCCGCCTTCGGACGAGACCGGTCGAACCTTCTTGAAGGTTCCCGTGAATGGGCTTTAA
- a CDS encoding VOC family protein → MQNKIDHIAIGCKDLDSGAEAMETILGVAVPRGGKHAAMSTHNCVMQAGNESFFELISIDPEAPEPGRVRWFTLDDPDTQRRLDERPRALTWVVNTSDLDAVVATSPVDLGEIVDFTRGDRTWRLTVPKDGSLPGEGLLPAFIEWSPGPHPSTGQQELGVQLQTIRLSHPEPEQFVSLLKALNVDHLAEVVKGEPGLSFALKTPNGAVVVD, encoded by the coding sequence ATGCAAAACAAAATCGACCATATCGCCATTGGGTGCAAAGACCTCGACAGTGGCGCAGAAGCGATGGAGACAATCCTCGGCGTTGCAGTACCACGCGGGGGAAAGCATGCGGCCATGAGTACGCACAACTGCGTCATGCAAGCGGGCAATGAAAGCTTTTTCGAATTGATTTCAATTGACCCTGAAGCACCGGAACCCGGACGCGTTCGCTGGTTCACATTGGACGACCCAGACACGCAGCGCAGGCTGGACGAACGCCCGCGTGCGCTGACGTGGGTCGTAAACACCAGCGATCTAGATGCTGTCGTCGCAACCAGTCCGGTTGATCTTGGAGAAATTGTCGACTTCACCCGGGGCGACAGAACCTGGCGCTTAACGGTTCCAAAGGATGGAAGCCTGCCGGGAGAAGGTCTGTTGCCAGCGTTTATCGAATGGTCTCCTGGTCCACATCCATCGACGGGTCAACAAGAGCTCGGCGTTCAGCTTCAAACAATCAGACTGTCACATCCCGAGCCTGAACAATTTGTGTCGCTGCTCAAGGCGTTGAATGTTGATCACCTTGCGGAGGTGGTCAAAGGAGAGCCGGGGCTTTCATTCGCTCTGAAAACGCCTAATGGCGCGGTCGTGGTGGACTAG
- a CDS encoding trans-sulfuration enzyme family protein, whose product MTKTNLADALVHGARPGGPVGKQVNWPVELGSTVVFSTLEEFETAKEARFENGTPYYGRYGNDATFSLERLLAELDGAHGATLTSSGVSAITSTLLALARPGDHLLVADNLYGNTRAFCDGLLVSMNVDIEPFDPMESIGEKIRPSTCAVMAEAPGSGTFEVCDLPEIVRQANEIGVPVVFDNTWGSPVFCNPLNLGADVVVYSGSKHLCGHSDAMLGVIAATEKYHSRIRRTVMSLGDKPGAQEVFLALRGLRTLKMRMEHQNKAGIDMASWLSDLPEVDRVLHPAFDSCPGHENWKRDFSGAAGLFSIIFKPCPEANFRAFVDALTCFGIGVSWGGYESLVLPMTSERSRNLGQGPLLRFNIGFDDLETLKADVTQALEFLQG is encoded by the coding sequence ATGACAAAAACTAACCTGGCGGATGCCCTTGTGCATGGCGCCCGGCCGGGCGGACCTGTCGGAAAACAGGTGAATTGGCCGGTCGAACTCGGTTCAACGGTGGTTTTCAGCACGCTCGAGGAATTCGAGACCGCAAAAGAAGCCCGCTTTGAGAACGGCACTCCTTACTACGGCCGATATGGAAATGATGCCACGTTTTCACTTGAGCGCCTGCTGGCCGAGTTGGACGGGGCCCACGGTGCAACATTGACGTCATCTGGTGTCTCGGCGATCACGTCAACACTGCTCGCTCTGGCAAGGCCCGGTGATCATCTGCTGGTAGCGGATAATCTCTATGGCAATACGCGGGCGTTCTGTGACGGCCTTTTGGTGTCAATGAATGTCGACATCGAACCGTTTGACCCAATGGAGTCCATTGGTGAGAAGATCCGGCCCAGCACTTGCGCTGTCATGGCTGAGGCTCCAGGCTCCGGAACATTCGAAGTTTGTGACCTGCCTGAAATCGTGCGTCAGGCCAATGAAATCGGGGTACCGGTTGTTTTCGACAACACCTGGGGATCGCCGGTTTTCTGTAATCCGCTAAACCTCGGCGCAGATGTCGTTGTCTATTCAGGATCAAAACACCTTTGTGGACATTCCGACGCGATGCTTGGTGTTATTGCTGCCACTGAAAAATACCACAGTCGAATACGCCGAACAGTCATGTCGCTCGGAGACAAGCCAGGTGCGCAAGAGGTTTTTCTGGCGCTCAGGGGTCTGAGAACGCTCAAGATGCGCATGGAACATCAAAACAAAGCCGGCATTGATATGGCTTCATGGCTTTCGGACTTGCCGGAAGTAGATCGAGTGCTGCACCCGGCGTTTGACAGCTGCCCCGGTCACGAAAACTGGAAAAGAGATTTTTCTGGCGCTGCCGGATTGTTTTCGATCATTTTCAAACCATGTCCGGAAGCCAATTTCCGCGCCTTTGTCGACGCATTGACATGTTTCGGAATTGGCGTGAGCTGGGGGGGATATGAGAGCCTCGTACTCCCAATGACAAGCGAACGCAGCCGCAATCTGGGGCAGGGTCCCCTGCTGCGCTTCAACATTGGATTCGATGATCTGGAGACCCTGAAGGCAGATGTCACTCAGGCTCTAGAATTTCTTCAGGGGTAG
- a CDS encoding molybdopterin-dependent oxidoreductase, which translates to MKLTSNHWGPGYVNVADGRIVSVLPHPDDPNPSQISGNIAQSLNGRARVLKPAVRKGWLENGPGSARRGEDAFVELSWSEMTDLLADEINRVKSTYGNNAIFAGSYGWSSAGRFHHAQSQLKRFLNTLGGFVRSEGNYSYNAALGLMPFILGDYRRHVAQATRWTVVAEHCDLVVLFGGLATRNTQVSDGGISRHRIETNLKSCADAGVRFVNFSPIRSDLSSDIPAEWLAPLPGTDVAVMMGIAHTLLIEDLHDRAFLDKYTTGFDRFAAYLVGETDGVAKTAAWAEGISGIPSESLRSLAREMASKRTMISCAASLQRADFGEQPLWMTISLAAMLGQIGLPGGGFTIGYGVNGNIGNMERPFRPGALPQGRSAVSDCIPVAMISEMLLNPLGKYEYLGATRTFPDIKMVWWAGGNPFHHHQDLNRLRRAFSKPETIVVNEMNWTATARHADIVLPVAAPQERNDFGAGKSDNALIPMPAAVSPPGEALTEFEIYCTLSKRLGNHQNFSKGLDETGWLLHLWDETRQSAANQGIDLPDWSTFLSGDIVTLPDPSPNQVFLAEFREDPHGNALPTPSGLIELYSQTIADMNLQDCPGHASWFEPRDKETGLAERYPLSLLSGQPGTRLHSQLDNGATSLAAKIKGREPVLLHPEDAANRKIKDGDIVELRNDRGRCLAGARITDDIRPGCAFLWTGAWYDPEFEDPHHRDRHGNPNVLTHDLRTSSLTQSPAAHSAYVEILPIEGEAPEVEAHTPPRFTFADASATVPKMTSET; encoded by the coding sequence ATGAAATTGACGTCAAATCATTGGGGTCCAGGCTACGTTAATGTCGCCGACGGCCGCATTGTCTCGGTTCTTCCTCATCCCGACGATCCGAATCCTTCTCAAATTTCCGGCAACATTGCACAAAGCCTGAACGGTCGGGCGCGTGTTCTGAAACCCGCTGTTCGAAAGGGCTGGCTGGAGAACGGTCCGGGCTCCGCAAGACGCGGTGAAGATGCCTTTGTCGAACTGTCCTGGTCTGAAATGACTGACCTGCTGGCAGACGAGATCAACCGAGTTAAGAGCACTTATGGCAACAATGCCATTTTTGCCGGCTCATATGGCTGGTCAAGTGCAGGCCGTTTCCATCATGCACAAAGCCAGCTGAAACGTTTCCTGAACACTCTAGGCGGTTTTGTCCGTTCTGAAGGCAATTACAGCTACAATGCAGCATTGGGTTTGATGCCCTTCATCCTGGGCGACTATCGCAGACATGTCGCACAAGCAACGCGTTGGACCGTTGTAGCGGAGCATTGCGACCTCGTTGTCCTGTTCGGCGGGCTGGCCACACGCAATACGCAAGTCAGCGATGGCGGCATCTCCCGGCATAGGATCGAAACAAATCTTAAGTCCTGTGCAGACGCAGGCGTCCGATTTGTGAATTTCAGCCCGATCCGCAGTGACCTTTCGTCAGACATTCCGGCCGAGTGGCTCGCTCCGCTTCCAGGAACAGATGTCGCGGTCATGATGGGAATTGCCCACACGCTTCTGATTGAAGACCTTCACGACAGGGCTTTCCTCGACAAATACACCACCGGTTTCGACAGGTTCGCAGCCTATCTGGTTGGAGAAACGGATGGAGTAGCGAAAACCGCTGCCTGGGCCGAAGGCATCTCAGGCATTCCGTCTGAAAGTTTGCGCAGTCTTGCGCGCGAGATGGCGTCGAAACGGACCATGATTTCCTGTGCTGCAAGTTTGCAGCGCGCTGATTTCGGCGAACAACCGTTGTGGATGACGATTTCGCTTGCAGCGATGCTTGGGCAAATTGGACTTCCGGGTGGAGGCTTTACAATCGGGTATGGCGTCAACGGCAATATCGGCAATATGGAACGACCGTTTCGGCCCGGTGCCCTCCCGCAGGGAAGATCCGCAGTGTCTGATTGCATCCCTGTCGCCATGATATCGGAGATGTTGCTCAACCCACTCGGGAAATATGAGTACCTTGGGGCGACGCGGACATTTCCAGACATCAAAATGGTTTGGTGGGCCGGTGGTAACCCATTCCACCATCACCAGGATCTCAACAGGCTCCGCAGGGCCTTTTCAAAACCGGAAACAATTGTCGTCAATGAGATGAACTGGACCGCGACTGCTCGGCATGCGGACATTGTTTTGCCTGTTGCGGCACCACAGGAAAGAAACGATTTTGGTGCAGGCAAATCGGACAATGCCCTGATTCCGATGCCTGCAGCTGTTTCACCTCCAGGAGAGGCTCTTACCGAATTCGAGATCTATTGCACTCTCTCAAAGCGGCTGGGTAACCACCAGAACTTTTCCAAAGGTCTGGATGAAACTGGTTGGCTGTTGCACCTCTGGGACGAAACAAGGCAGTCAGCAGCAAACCAAGGCATTGATCTACCCGACTGGAGCACCTTCTTGAGCGGAGACATTGTGACGTTGCCAGACCCGTCGCCCAATCAGGTTTTTCTGGCAGAATTTCGCGAAGACCCGCACGGCAATGCACTGCCGACGCCATCAGGTCTGATCGAATTGTATTCACAGACGATTGCTGACATGAATTTGCAGGACTGTCCCGGCCACGCCAGTTGGTTTGAACCAAGAGACAAGGAAACTGGATTGGCGGAACGCTATCCGCTTTCGCTGCTTTCAGGTCAGCCTGGAACGCGGCTGCACAGTCAGCTCGACAATGGCGCGACCAGCCTTGCGGCAAAAATAAAAGGACGCGAACCGGTCCTGCTTCATCCGGAAGACGCTGCAAATCGAAAAATCAAGGACGGAGACATTGTCGAACTGCGAAACGACCGAGGCCGATGCCTTGCCGGGGCCAGAATAACGGACGACATTCGTCCTGGTTGCGCCTTCCTATGGACCGGTGCCTGGTATGACCCGGAGTTTGAAGATCCGCACCATCGGGATCGCCACGGCAACCCCAACGTCCTTACCCATGACCTCAGAACATCCTCGCTCACCCAAAGCCCCGCAGCTCACTCCGCCTATGTTGAAATATTGCCGATCGAAGGTGAGGCACCTGAAG